A window of the Lactuca sativa cultivar Salinas chromosome 7, Lsat_Salinas_v11, whole genome shotgun sequence genome harbors these coding sequences:
- the LOC111892759 gene encoding uncharacterized protein LOC111892759 has protein sequence MKYRYYYLKSKYAIWLKLKNKTRNLYNPVTNTFQMTDEEWKAEAKLNKMVEKLRNAPLIYPELCTQLFDGATSTSAASWGPSSTLPYLVEVFTTQDDDDIEMVDTPPQMDIPASASTVPPPTSATYASGDSSGQSKNKRGK, from the exons ATGAAATATCGTTATTACTACTTGAAAAGCAAGTATGCAATTTGGttgaaattaaaaaacaaaaccaGGAATCTCTATAATCCTGTCACAAACACGTTTCAAATGACGGATGAAGAGTGGAAAGCGGAGGCGAAA TTAAACAAGATGGTTGAGAAATTAAGAAATGCACCCCTCATTTACCCTGAACTATGCACCCAGTTGTTTGACGGTGCGACCTCGACTAGTGCTGCTAGTTGGGGACCATCTTCGACACTCCCTTACCTTGTAGAAGTCTTTACTacacaagatgatgatgatatcGAGATGGTAGATACTCCACCTCAAATGGATATCCCAGCCTCAGCTTCAACAGTACCCCCACCTACAAGTGCAACATATGCAAGTGGAGATTCGTCTGGTCAGTCCAAAAACAAAAGAGGAAAATGA
- the LOC128127376 gene encoding uncharacterized protein LOC128127376, with amino-acid sequence MKAARAFVQTNNLDKEMDECIEKLKGLEWRNSDPKYITDLMLFAENVGHNERFRVVKERFHHSIQTIHQCFHEVLKTMMCFAREIIVPTSSNTTRNTSERHRRLKNIFPRALCALDGTLVHAVVPVDEQTRYRGRAGWEGIAHDSKVLKEVLFNPTFGFPFPPPDKYYLCDAAYTNTRGFMAPTAILGEISNFKTYGSLSFSSAKRHSHCGGSEGQNIQNIEWGSETVEYMTTLRDQIATQLFSNGSR; translated from the exons ATGAAGGCAGCTCGGGCGTTTGTGCAAACTAATAATCTTGACAAGGAGATGGATGAATGTATTGAAAAATTGAAAGGCTTGGAGTGGCGAAATTCTGATCCGAAATACATCACTGATCTTATGTTGTTCGCTGAAAATGTTG GACATAATGAACGTTTTCGAGTTGTTAAAGAAAGGTTTCACCACTCCATACAAacgattcatcaatgttttcatgAAGTGCTAAAAACAATGATGTGTTTTGCAAGAGAAATTATTGTACCAACATCTTCTAATACAACAAGAAATACCTCGGAACGACATAGACGGCTAAAAAACATATTTCCTAGAGCATTATGTGCACTAGATGGAACACTTGTACATGCAGTTGTACCCGTTGATGAACAAACTCGCTATAGGGGAAG GGCTGGATGGGAGGGCATAGCACACGATTctaaagttttgaaagaagttcTATTTAATCCGACTTTTGGATTTCCATTCCCTCCACCAG ataaatattacctttgtgatgccGCATACACCAACACCCGTGGATTTATGGCTCCTACCGCAatactag GCGAGATTTCCAATTTTAAAACGTATGGCTCCTTATCCTTTTCCAGTGCaaagagacatagtcatt gtggaggaagtgagggccaaaacatacaaaacattgaATGGGGTTCAGAAACCGTTGAGTATATGACTACTTTACGTGACCAGATTGCTACTCAGTTATTTTCAAATGGTTCACGTTAA